The Candidatus Cloacimonadota bacterium genome contains the following window.
GAAAAGTGATGTTCAGACCACAAATTTGAGCATTTTCCCGAGCGAGGGAAACCTGGTCTGGTTGGATTTCCAAGCCTTCAATTGTCCAGTGTGGGCGTTGCAAAGCAAGCATGATGGCAACGATGCCGCAGCCGCTGCCCAAATCCAAAACCCGCAGTTCCGCGGTGTTAAAAAGCTCCAGCGCTGTTTGCTGAAGCACGTGAGACGCGTGGGAAACCGGTTGCGAATCTGGGTTTTGCCAGATACGCGCTCCACCCAATTTTAGATCGACCCACGCACGTGAACTCAGACTGACAGCTCCAGCATCCTATCCAGCGAATGTTTTGCGCGGGCAGCAGTTTCGGGAGCCACCACAACCTGGTGTTCTTCGTTCTCCAAGGCACGTAACAGCTCATTCAGCGTGGTCTTACGCATGTTCGCACAGCGGGCACGGATGCTGAGATGAACCAGTTCCTTGTCTGGATGGATGTGTTTCATATAGTCTGTAAAACTGGCGTCCGTGGCGATGATGAGCTTGTCATTTTCCGCTACATAACGTTCCATCTGGCCTGTGGACAAAACTTCATCTGCTTGTGCCACAATATCTTCATCGCATTCGGGGTGCGCGATGAGTTTGAAATCGGGGTGCTTTTTGCGCAGGGTTTTCAAATTGTTAATCGTGAAACCCCATTGGTGGATGGGACAATAACCGGGCCAAACAATCACATCGCGACCGGCTTGGCGCGCCGCCCAGCTTCCCAGGTTTTGGTCTGGCACGAACAGAATTGTCTCGCCCTTGGGAAAGGAAGAGATGATTTTCACGGCGTTCGAGGATGTGCAGCAAACGTCACTTTCGGCCTTCACAGCGGCTGTGGAATTCACGTAACAAACCACTTTCGCTCCGGGATGTTGAGCTTTGAATTGCCTAAGCTGTTCGTCTGTAATCATATCCGCCATTGGGCAACCCGCATGTTCCACCGGTAGCAAAACCCTGGCGTTGGGATTCAGGATGGCAGCGGTTTCCGCCATGAAACGCACACCGCAAAAAACAATGAGCTCGCTGTCCGCTTCTTTGGCGCGAATGGAAAGTTGCAGGGAGTCACCCCGAAAATCCGCAATATCTTGAATCGCTGGCATTTGATAGTTGTGTGCCAAAATGAGAGCGCCCTTTTCCTGGCGCAGTTTGTTTATTTTGTCAACGATGTTCATCGTCATACTTCCTGTTTTACCTAATTTCCAGTGTGGCCAAAACCGCCATCAGACCTTTGGCTTTGGCCCAATTCATCGCTTTGTTCAAATTCCACCAAGGCCACAGGGCAGATTATTATCTGGGCTATGCGCATGCCCGGGCGGATTACCACATCATCTGTGGAACTATTTATCAATATTACTTTTAGCTCGCCGCGGTAGTCCGGATCGATGGTGCCGGGGCTGTTCAAAACTCCCAGGCCCAATTTTAGAGCCAGCCCGCTGCGAGGGCGAATCTGACCTTCATAGCCCTGAGGGATTTCCAAAGCCAAACCTGTGGGAATGGCAGCGCGTGCTCCGGGATTTAAAACCATTTCCTCACAAAGGGCAGCGCTGAGGTCCCAACCAACGCTGTCTGGAGTCATCCGCTGAGGCGGAATGGCATTTTGACTCAGGAGTTTGAAGCGGATTCTCATGATTTTCGCGTGAGCATATATTCTGCCAAACCATCCAAAACCAAAGCTCTATCTCCCAGCGGGGCAATTGCTTCGCGGGCTTGGGCAATCAATTCCTGAGATTTTTTGCGAGATTCTGCCATGCCATAAACCGAGGGGTAGGTTGCTTTTTGGAAATGCGCATCTTTGCCAACGGTTTTGCCCATTTCATCCGGGTCACCTTCAATATCCAAAAGATCATCAATTATCTGGAACGCCAGGCCAATTTTGCCGCCATATTCTTCCAGCGCTTTTTGTTCCGCTGCGGGCGCGCCACCTGCCAAAGCTCCAAAACGCAGAGCCAGACGGATGAGTTTGGCGGTTTTGTTTTCGTGGATGTAGTCGATGGTCTTTTTATCCACCTTTTTGCCTTCGCTTTCCAAATCCACCATTTGACCACCAATCAGACCGTTGATGCCGCAATCCCGAGCCAGTTCACGCACCATTTGCACTCTCAGCTTTGGCTGAATCTCGGCGTAGGTGATGAGTTCGAAAGCGCCCACCAGCAGTGCGTCTCCGGAAAGCAGGGCATGGCCTTCACCAAAAATGGCGTGGGTGGATTTTTTGCCGCGTCGGTATTCGTCATTGTCCAAATCCGGCATGTCATCATGGATGAGAGTGTAGGTGTGCAACATTTCGATGGCAGCCGCAACAGGCGCCACCTTTTCCACCTCTTCGTCATAGATTTGATAGCTGCTGAGAACCAGGTAGGGGCGCAGCCTTTTGCCACCAGCGAACACACTGTAACGCAAAGCTTTGTGGATATTTTTGGGATATTCATCCTTGCGCGGGAGATAGCGATCCAAAATTATGTTTACAAGCTCCTGCTTCTCTTTCATGTCTTTTTTCAGGATTACTTTTTTATCCATCTTCGCCATCCTTTTCCTCATCGAACTTCAGCTTGGAATTCAACTGCTGAATCTTGAGTTCAGCCCTTTCCAACACACGCTGGCATTTTGTCAAATGAGTGATTCCTGCCTCGTAGAGGTTGATCATTTCATCCAGATCAAGGTTTTCCTGCTGAAGACGTCCAACTATGTCCTCCAGCGAATTTAGGGCTTCCTCAAAATTGACTTTGCCCTGTTTATTTGTATCTTTCATGCGCATTTCTCCCTAAAATATTGACTATAAAAAAAGCCAATGCTTTTGTCAAGGGACTTTTTTAGTCAATATAGCCAGGATCTGACCGCTGTCAAGACCAATGAAGGCTTCATCTTCCTCAATGATATTGCTCAAACCTCGCGTCTGGCCGGGATGGAGGCTAATTCCTTGCAGAGGATATGCCAATCCCTTGGAGCCTTGAAACTTAACCGTTTCACACCAGGGCATCAGAGACAGCGTGCAACCACGACAACCTGAAATTTTGGCATCACCAGACAAAAACCAAACCCTCTGAAAAGCTGATTCAATCCTGGCGGGCAAACCTTTTGCATGCAGAAAATCGAGATTGTGGATCAGGGCAAGACTGTGGTCAAAACGACCTTCCAAGCCGTTGACGATGATGAATTCATCCGCTCCGGCTTCGATGCCCCAAAGCAGCGCCAATTCAGTATCGGTCTCATTTTTCTTGGTGGGAAAAAGTTGCGTCAAATCCGGGGGATATTGCTTCAGCAGCTCAGGCTCCGCGGAATCCATGTCTCCGATAATGATGGATGGCGTCAGCCCCAATTCGTGAAGCCGCGTTAAACCCGCATCCACAGCCACAAGTAGATCGGTCTCAGGCTTGATGGCATCATAGCCGCCAAGAATCTGGGACGGACTGGTTGCCGTGAAAATCCAGGCTTTTCGTGGCTTCATCTGCCCGCACTGGCGTGGAGGCTCGTATCCCTGCGATTCATGAAGGGAACAGGGTCCACAGAATTTCCGCGTCGATACACACCATAGTGTAAATGCGGCCCGGTGGACATTCCGGTATTTCCCATCAACCCAATAATCTGGCCTTTGCTGACAACTTCTCCAACTTTGACCTTGATGCTGCTCAGATGGGCATACAGGGTCATGTAATCATCGACATGATCGATGTTTACAACTTTTCCCCAGCCGTTATCATCTTGAGCCTTGCTGACCACCCCATCCGCCGTAGCATAAATTGGAGTGCCGGTTTTGTTGGAAATATCCACGCCTTGGTGAAGGCGCACTTCTCCGATAATAGGATGCATTCGATAGCCCCAGGGACTGGAGATTTTACCAAAAGTCGGATGGATGGCGGGGATGCCATCGCCGCTCCGCTCAAAATCTGATGGCAAATGAAAGTCGGCATTGAGTTCTTCCACTGCCAAGCCAAGCCGCTGTTTAAGATTGGCGAGTTTCACATCCAGGCTGATGATTTTTCTTTCCAAGCCGGGATGCACAGGAAATGGATTTTCGCGACCAAACCGCTCCTCACCAAGAGAAGGCAGAGCTTCAGGTTCAGGCTGCTTGATATTTAGAGTATCCAACATTGCCATCACTGAATCAATCTGAGTCTCATAATCCCCAATCTTTTTTTGCAGATTGGAATTTTCATGCTGCAACTTTGTCAACATTTCTTTGTTCGTTTTTTCCGGCAGGCGCCAGGCAAAAATCAGCAGTAGCGCCACCGTCAAAATCAGCAGGATCGCACCCAACAGTAAAACCCGCGGATGCAGCGCAAAGCTGCGTTTCCTGCCGCCACTATCAACCGAAAACTTGATTCTGCGGTCTCCGAACATTTCAGATTCAAGCTCCCGGGGAATCTTGTCTTTTTTCATAATATAAAGCTTAGGTCTCCAAATGAGGTTTCAGCGATATTTTGCCAGCGTAAACAGAGCAAGCAGGATTGAATTGAAAGGGGAGAGAGAAAGTAAAAAAGGCGCCAACAAATGGCATCCCGTGGGGGAATCGAACCCCCGTTGCGTGACTGAGAATCACGAGTCCTAGGCCACTAGACGAACGGGACACTCTATATCGCAAAAACCAGTTTAAAAAAATGGCGACCCCTAGGGGAATCGAACCCCTCTTGCAAGAATGAAAATCTTGAGTCCTGACCGATAGACGAAGGGGTCGCGAACTGGTGATCCAGGTTGGGATCGAACCAACGACTCTCTGCTTAAAAGGCAGATACTCTACCGCTGAGTTACTGGACCAAATGTTTTGCTTAGATGTACCAAAAGTTTTGCAGCGCTTATCCTGTCAAGAAAAAAATATTCCGCCTGGTGAACCTTGTCTTGGGATTCGCTTCGATCAATTATATGACTTTAAAACCAGTCTGCCGGGTTCAAAGCCCCCATTTTTGATTCCCGTAAATCTGCCACATCCCACCATCTCGGATAAAATAGGAAATATCACCGTGAGTTTGCGGCTCCGAATAAGTATAGTTGCCCGCGGAAGAAGTAAAGCTCATTTCCATATAAACCGTGGCACGGTCATATTCAAGCTCCACATGTGTCACTTCACATGACAGAAGGTCATATTGCCCGCGCCGATTTAGCCAAATCTGGCGCAACTCACCACTATACATACCGTTATGCAGATAATCAGGGTGTACGCGCGCCATGATTTTTCCGATTTCATTCCAATCAAAATCGCGCGAAATATTATAGATTATTTCACGCAGCTCAAATTCGTCCGCCGCGCTTGTATCCCTGTCACAACCTGCGATTAGAAGCAGCGTGAGCGCCAAGACAACAATGGCAATTTTCTTCAGCATGATTCTCCAGCCTTATTTCAGAACAACTTCAGCCAAGGTTTCCACATGCCAGGTGTGGGGAAACATATCAAAGGGCTGGAGACTTTGAATGTGATAAAAACCGCTGTCCACCAAGAACTTAAGATCCCGCCGCAGGGTGATGGGCGAGCAACTTAGATATAAAATCCGAGGAACCCGCGCTGCCACAAGGGCATCCAAAACCGGCTGGCGCAAACCTGAACGTGGCGGGTCCAGAATCACAGCGTCCGGCTTTTCTTCATCCCCATTCAATAGTTGGGGCAACAGCTCCTCCACCTTGGCGCGCAAAAATTTGGCGTTGGTGATTCCATTTTCTTCCATATTCAATTCACCATCCGCCACGGCTTGCGGATTGTCCTCAACGCAAAGAACCTTGTCCACACTTGCAGACAAAGACAGCCCCAACGCGCCCAAACCGCTGTAAAGATCAAAGATGGTATCCTGGGCACCCACGCATTTTTTGAGGCTCTCCACCACCTTTTCCAAAATACCGGTATTGACCTGCCAAAAAGAATTGTAACTCACCCTAAAGCGCAGCCCCGCAATCTCTTCCAGCAACCAGGGCTCACCCCAAAGCAGCTTTTCCTCGGTGCCCAAAATCACATTGCCGCGATCGCGGTTGATGTTTTGCACGACGCCGGCAAGGGCGGGAAACTCCTCTGTAATCTGCTTTACCAACAATTTGCTGAAAGGAAGTTTTCCAGAGCGGGTCACCAAGACCAAAATCACCCGGCTGTGGTCCTCTGAAACGCGAAAACCAATGTGGCGCAGGGTTCCGCTATGTGTATGTTCGTCGTAGGCTTTAACTCCCGCCCGAGACATGATTTCCAAAGCGCGCAGCGCGATGGCATCAAAAATCGGAGGATGCAAATGGCAATCTTCATGTGGCACAATATGATGCGACCAGCGTGCGTAAATGCCATGAATCAGTTTACCCTCCACTTCACCCACAGGCATGAAAGCCTTGTTCCGGTAATGCCGCGTCACCGGAGATGGAACCGTCTCAGGGATAACGAGTTCCGGCACCAGGGAATTGAAAAGTTCGCGGATGAGACAAGTTTTATATTTCAGTTGCGTGGCATAATCCAGATGCAGCCAATCGCAACCACCGCAGGGTTTTTCGATGCCGAAAACCTTGCAGGGTGGCTCCACAACACCTTCCCCGCGCTCAAAAAACTGCACGGCACGGGCAAACGCCATATCTTTTCGTTCGCGGGTGAGAGCCGCCTCAATTTCATCTCCCACAGCGGTATAGGGCACAAACACTGCCTTATTTTCGTTAAAGCCGATGCCGTGCCCCTCCAGAGCCATCTTTTCTATTTTAAGCCTGAATCTGTCTTTCACACCGTCATCTTGCGCAAGGCTTCAATTCTTTTTTTGATGGGCGGATGAGTCGCGAAAAGCGTAACTGCGTTCAAATTATAGATTTTGGCGATGGAATACGCGTCTTCTTTTTTCTCACGTACGTGACCACCGCTGATTTTCTCCAAAGCCGTGATCATGTGTCCCGGGCTGGTTAAATCCGCCGCGCCGGCATCCGCGGCATACTCTCGATGACGCGAATATGCTGCTAACACCACGTTGGCAAATATCATCAGCACGTTTTGGAGAACCATGACAATCAGGTAGCTGCTGCCATAGGCAATCGTACTTCTGGCGCGGTTGTCATTGTCTTTCCCTCTCAGCGCTCCGCTGATGATTGCCCCAACTATCTGAGCCAAAAACATCACAAATGTGTTCAGGGTGCCCATCAGCAGAGTGGTGGTAACCATGTCGCCTTCAGTGATATGCGTCATTTCATGTCCTGCCACCGCGGCAAGCTCGTCTTCGTCCAGATTTTGCATGATGCCACTGGAAAAAGCAATCAGAGACTTGTTTTTGGAGGCGCCGGTGGCGAAGGCATTGTTATCCGCGGATTGATAAATCCCAAATTCCGGCATTTTGATGCCCCTGTGCGCTGCCATTTTTTCGATGGTGTCATAGAGGTAAAGCGCCTTGCCAGTGGCGTTTTCACGCTTGAGAGGCTTGATTTGATAGGACATTTTGGCCATTGTTTTGCTCAACAACAGCGAGATCAAAGCTCCCGAGAAGCCAAACACGGCGCAGATGACCAACAAGCCCATCCAATCCTGCTGTTCAAGCCCGAAAAAGCTGAGAATAATTCCCAGCACTGCCAATACGAGCAGGTTTACAGTGAGGAAAATCCCCCAACGTTTAAATAGTGCTTTCATTTCAATCCATTTCCTTGATCTATAGTTATTTATCTACGTCATCCCACAGCCTTTCAAAAGCGGCGGGATTACCAATTAAGACCTTTAAATCATTTATTTTCAACTGCGAAAAAAAGGCAAGCAAAATCTTGTCTCGTTCCAAAATTACAATTTTTCGATGCTATTTACTTCGGCTTGTCGCGGATTTGAAAACCTTGATGCGAGACCCTGCCAATTATTTTTAGAGCAAGAATGTGACCCAATTGGAACAACTAATTCCTTGTCTATAATTAGCTTAACTGATTTTATATCACCTTTTTAGACCCTTAATCCGCTCCTTATTCACGCAGTTAATCAAGTGATAATCAAGCCTTAATCAAGCGTTAATAATTAAGACTTGATTAAGGCTTAATTAAGAAGTGATTAAGGCCTTCGCTTAAGGGCGAAAAGTGGGTTCAGCAGATTTTTACTGAGGTGCAACTTTCTGATATTCAGGAAGATAAATGGTTTCAAACTGCAAAAAGCAATGGTAACTCTGCCAGAAACAAGCGGTTTAACTGAGGGAAAAGTCTTAGAACTTGACAAATATGGCTATGCGCAAAAATCAGCGCCACAAACGCTTGTATGCGGACAGGGGCTTTTTGGGCCGTCTTGGACGCGAGGAGAATCATAGATGGAATATCCCTTTTCTAAAATTGAAAAAAAATGGCAGAAGATATGGAATGAGCGCCGTATCTTCAACCCGGATGAAAACGATGTAAAGCCCAAATATTACGTGCTTTCCATGTTTCCCTATCCCTCCGGAATTCTGCATTGTGGCCACGCTTCGAACTATGCGATTGGCGACGCTGTGACACGGCTGAAAATGATGGAAGGTTACAGCGTGATGCAGCCCATGGGCTGGGACGCCTTTGGGATGCCCGCGGAAAACTTTGCCATCCAACACAACTCGCATCCCCGCATCACCACAGAGGAAAACATCGCCGTGATGCACAAGCAGTTCGATACCCTGGGCTTCGGATTTGATTGGGAACGCGAGATCAGCACCTGCCGCCCGGATTATTATGTTTGGGGACAAAAGCTCTTTAAAAAGCTGTATGAGAAGGGATTAGCCTATCGCAAAAAATCCTGGCAAAACTGGTGCGACAGTTGTCAAACCGTTTTGGCGAACGAGCAGGTGGAAAACGGACGCTGCTGGCGCTGCCACTGTGAAGTTGAACAAAAAGAGATGGAACAATGGTTTTTCCGCATCACGAAATACGCGGAGGAACTGCTTGATTTTTCCAAAATGATAGATTGGCCCGAGCGCGTGATCACCATGCAAAAAAACTGGATTGGGAAAAGCGAAGGAACCCTGGCGCGATTCCCCCTGGAAGAGGGCGATGAAAGCATTGAAATCTTTACCACACGGCCAGATACGATATATGGTGTCACTTTTATGGCGCTGCCGCCGGAGCATCCCTTGGTGCAAAAATGGCTGGCGGAAGACCCCGACAACGCCGACCTGCATGAATTTTGCCATAAAGTGATTAATGAAGATAAAATCCTGCGCGGTGCCGAAGATACCACCAAGGAAGGCATCTTCAGCGGCAGATATTGCCTCAACCCGCTCAGTGGACACAAAATCCAGATTTGGGTTACGAACTATGTTTTGATGGATTACGGAACCGGCGCCGTGATGGCGGTTCCCGCTCACGACCAGCGCGACTTTGAATTTGCCAAAAAATACGGGATTCCCATGCTTTTGGTCATCCAGGATCCAAAACAGAGCTTGAGCTTGGAAACGATGGACGAAGCCTATATCGAGCCTGGAATAAATGTGAATTCCGGACACTTTGACGGCTTGCCCAATGAAGAGGCAAAAGCTGCCATTTCGCGCCTCATTGAGGAAAAAGGCTTTGGTAAAACAACATCCACCTACAGGTTACGTGACTGGGGCATTTCCCGTCAGCGCTATTGGGGAACGCCAATTCCAGTGATAAATTGCCCCAAATGCGGGGTGGTGATGGTTCCGGATGAAGATTTGCCCGTGCTGCTTCCAGACAACGTCCAGGTGGGAAAAACCACTGCCAATCCGCTGCTTTCGGTGCCGGAATGGTTTGAAGTGAAATGCCCGCAATGCGGCGAAAACGCGAGGCGTGAAACCGACACCATGGACACCTTTGTGGATAGTTCCTGGTATTACGCGCGTTTTGCCGATCCCAAAAACTCCGAAAAGCCCTTTGACCACGCAAAAGCGAAATATTGGATGCCGGTGGATCAATATATCGGCGGCATCGAACACGCCTGTATGCACTTGCTTTACGCGCGCTTCATCGGAAAATTCATGCGTGATTTGGGCTGGCTGGAAACCGACGAACCTTTTGCCAGATTGCTGACCCAGGGCATGGTGTTGAAGGACGGCGCCAAAATGAGTAAGTCCAAGGGAAATATGGTGGATCCGGGATATATCATTGACCGTTTTGGCGCGGATACCCTCAGGTTGTTTTTGCTGTTTGCGTCCCCACCGGATAAGGATTCCGAATGGAGCGATGACGGCATTATGGGCGCGTTCAGGTTCCTGAACCGGGTTTGGCGCCTGATCGAATCGAATCTGGAGGCGATTAAGCGCGGACTGGAGTTTTCGCCTGATTCAGCCGATATTTCCGCGGCTTTGCGAGACTTGCGTTACAGCACCCACAGCGCGGTGAAAAAATGGCGCGAAGACAGCCTTGAACGCATGCAGTATAATACAGCAATCGCCGCCGCGATGGAACACTTGAACAACTGTGTGGCAGTGAAAAACCCGGCTGAGCTTTCCGAAGCTGAACTGGCGGTTTTTGCCCAGGCTTGCGCGGTGCTTCCCAAAATGCTTTATCCCTTCGCGCCCCATGTGGCGGAAGAACTGTGGCAATTGCTTGGTCATGAGACACTTATGCACGAAGATGGTCTTCCGGAATTTGAGGAACGACACCTGGCGCGCGAATTGGTGACCTACGTGATTCAGGTTAATGGCAAACTGCGCGGAAAGCTGGAAGCGGCTCCCGACCCGGATGAAGAAGAGCTGAAAAAACAGGCTCTGGAAGTGGACAACGTGAAGCGCAGCCTGGAAGGCTGGACGGTTAAAAAAGTGATTGTCATCCCCGGTAAAATGGTTTCCATCGCCGCGGGAAAATAGATTTACAAAGAATTCATCCAAAGAATAAGCCCGGGGCGAAGTGCATGAACCCCGGGCTTTTGGCCAACAACCACAAATTTGTTTTTGTGTCTTATAACTTATTGCACGCCATTTGATTCCGCGCCCTTTATAACTAAAACCACAGTTGTGCCTCTGCCCTCTTCGCTTTGCAGGTTCAAGCTTCCACCCATGGCTTCAATAATCTTTCTGGCTTCCGGAAGCCCAATCCCAATCCCGTCTTCCTTGGTGGTGAAAAATGGTTTCCACACATCGTTTAACTGATTGTCAGGAATACCTATACCACTATCACGCACGATGATTTCCACCCTTGGATCCTCGGAATCCAATTCTTTGAGCGCCACATGAAGATTTCCGCCATCCGGCATGGCTTCCAGCGCGTTGATTAGGATATTGGAAAGCGCCTCTTCAAAACGGGCGGGCTCGAACCAAGCCTGGATTGTTTCTTTTGTCCAATCCGTTGTCAGTTCGATGTTTGCGGGAATCTCAAGATGCTCCAGACAAAGCTTCACCGAAGGCAGGAGATTTAAAGGACGGAGCTGATAGTCCATGGTTTCGTGAAAACGCTGGAAGGCGTTGGCGAGCTTTTGGAAATTGTGTATTTCGTTGCGGATGGTGACGAGGTTTGGGTTTTCAGAATCTCCAATTGACTCCTGTAAAGGTTTGAGAGCTTGGTTCATCCGCACAATATGGCGTCGGGCATTCAAATAGAAGTTTTTGGAACTCTGGGTGCAATCGATGCACCCGGGCTCAGTTTCACGCGCCAAACCTTCAGGGCTCAAAGTGATGAGACATCCTGAAATCAAGCCGCGCAACCTCCGAAATTGCGCGGCATGACGTAATTCTGAGGGGCCAAGACTCAGAACTGTATTAAACTCCAGTGCTTTACTGCGGAAAAATTCTGGCAGCAGAGCGCTGATTTGAGGATAGAGAGCGGAAAGAGATTTGGAAGGAGGCTTGCCCTGGTTATCTCCAAGTAAATCAATCAGATATCGATTTATTTTGATGACGCTGTCGTCACGGTCAACCAAGATAATCCCTTCATCCAAACTATTCATACCAATGTTCCAAAGCCTTACGCGAAAGATGATTTGAGCGGTCAACGAGACAATAATAATAAAAATCAGGATGTGCAGGTTTACTTTGTTCGCCCGGATAAAGTTCCACACCATGCCCCAAAGTGCCACCCGCTGATAGCTGTAAAAACGCAATTCGGGACCTGAGGAAAGCGCTACCCGAGGCGGTTCTCCCGAACCGGAATGAACGATGTGAGCCTGGACGCCTTTTTCCGGTGGCCAAGGATTTGGCAGTTTCGCGACCTGTTTCAAGGAGCTGTTTAAAATCATGAAATTGTTGTCCGCGGTTTGGACTAAAACCTCTTTGTTGCCGTCCAGATCAAGGTCCTCAACCGCCCAAACGCGGGTGATTTGTTCTTTGAGACTATGGTGGACAGGGTTCAAATCCTGATCCAGGGCAATCAGCGGCGAATTCAAGGCAGAAGCCAAAATCAGATACTGGTCTTTACTGTTCATCCGGTTCAAAATGGGTGCATTGCCCGCGAGTTCAAAAGGTTTGTCGGCCATCCAATTTTTAAGGGGCACGAACCTGTTTCCGGTCCATTTCATCCAGCTTATTCCACTTGGCATGGTCGAATTTCCTTTGTTGGATTTCACCACCAAAATTTCCGGATCGCCATCTTTATTAACATCCGCGGTGGCAAGCAGCACCTGGCTGTAGCCTTCAATTGCTTTTTCTCTGTGAACCAGTTCTCCTCTCGAATTTACCACAAAAAGCCAGGAATTCATATCGTTCATGCCATGCAGCTCAAGATCTGTGTTTTTATAGGCTTGGGTGCCGCAGACCAGTTCTTTGGCGCCGTCTCCATTAAAATCTCCGCAGATTACAGATACCACGCAGGTGCTGAGCTCCAGACGCCATTTCAACTCCCCGCTTTCAAAATCGTAAACCGCCAAGCCGCGTGGGTTTATCGTGAAGCCATCAATTGCAAGGCAGACGAGTTCCAGCCTGCCGTCGTTGTCGATATCCTCCAAAAGTTTGGGCACCAAAACCGCGGTCCATTCGTAAGCGGGATCGTCGATTAGGATGTCTGTACGGGCAATGGGTTCAAACTGTTTTTCATGGCGCGTCAACATGTCTTCCCATTGATATTGCCAGGCCATAATGCGGACACTTTTTTGGTCGTTGAGGCTGGCAAAAAGCCAGGCGTTGTCGCCCTCCGGACTTTCGAGCACGCTGATATTTCTAAGCTTGTGTTGAAAATTGATTTGAGACAGTTCTTTCCCGTTTTGATCCAGCATCAGCAGCGCATCCAAGCTGATAAATTTCGTTGCCAGCAGCAGGTGATCCCGTTTTGAATTGTCCAAATCGCCCACAGACCATAAATAGGCGGCACCTTTATTTAAAAGGATATTTTCGGGGACAAATTCGCGGGTGTTGAAAACTTGCCTGACGCGGCATCCTGGGATAAGAATCCCGATTAAAAATAGTAACCAGATCAAAAATTTTTTCATATCTAACCAAATATAGTCTCTAAACTTCACCTGCTTTGTGGGGGCGGCTGTGTCAAGGTCTGCAACGTGGAAATAATGCCGTGAAAACATGGGAAAAACTCAGGTTTTAGCCATAACTATGATTGGTTACAGTGAGTTAGGGCTGTTGATATATTTCCACAGTTCCAAGTTTTTTACCAAATTTTGGCGGTCAGATTCTCCGAATTGTATATAGATTTGGAATGTTCGCTTTTTGTATATTACGAAAAAAGGCC
Protein-coding sequences here:
- the nadA gene encoding quinolinate synthase NadA produces the protein MTMNIVDKINKLRQEKGALILAHNYQMPAIQDIADFRGDSLQLSIRAKEADSELIVFCGVRFMAETAAILNPNARVLLPVEHAGCPMADMITDEQLRQFKAQHPGAKVVCYVNSTAAVKAESDVCCTSSNAVKIISSFPKGETILFVPDQNLGSWAARQAGRDVIVWPGYCPIHQWGFTINNLKTLRKKHPDFKLIAHPECDEDIVAQADEVLSTGQMERYVAENDKLIIATDASFTDYMKHIHPDKELVHLSIRARCANMRKTTLNELLRALENEEHQVVVAPETAARAKHSLDRMLELSV
- the dut gene encoding dUTP diphosphatase; amino-acid sequence: MRIRFKLLSQNAIPPQRMTPDSVGWDLSAALCEEMVLNPGARAAIPTGLALEIPQGYEGQIRPRSGLALKLGLGVLNSPGTIDPDYRGELKVILINSSTDDVVIRPGMRIAQIIICPVALVEFEQSDELGQSQRSDGGFGHTGN
- a CDS encoding polyprenyl synthetase family protein; amino-acid sequence: MDKKVILKKDMKEKQELVNIILDRYLPRKDEYPKNIHKALRYSVFAGGKRLRPYLVLSSYQIYDEEVEKVAPVAAAIEMLHTYTLIHDDMPDLDNDEYRRGKKSTHAIFGEGHALLSGDALLVGAFELITYAEIQPKLRVQMVRELARDCGINGLIGGQMVDLESEGKKVDKKTIDYIHENKTAKLIRLALRFGALAGGAPAAEQKALEEYGGKIGLAFQIIDDLLDIEGDPDEMGKTVGKDAHFQKATYPSVYGMAESRKKSQELIAQAREAIAPLGDRALVLDGLAEYMLTRKS
- the xseB gene encoding exodeoxyribonuclease VII small subunit; this encodes MKDTNKQGKVNFEEALNSLEDIVGRLQQENLDLDEMINLYEAGITHLTKCQRVLERAELKIQQLNSKLKFDEEKDGEDG
- a CDS encoding thiamine diphosphokinase, with product MKPRKAWIFTATSPSQILGGYDAIKPETDLLVAVDAGLTRLHELGLTPSIIIGDMDSAEPELLKQYPPDLTQLFPTKKNETDTELALLWGIEAGADEFIIVNGLEGRFDHSLALIHNLDFLHAKGLPARIESAFQRVWFLSGDAKISGCRGCTLSLMPWCETVKFQGSKGLAYPLQGISLHPGQTRGLSNIIEEDEAFIGLDSGQILAILTKKVP
- a CDS encoding peptidoglycan DD-metalloendopeptidase family protein, with product MKKDKIPRELESEMFGDRRIKFSVDSGGRKRSFALHPRVLLLGAILLILTVALLLIFAWRLPEKTNKEMLTKLQHENSNLQKKIGDYETQIDSVMAMLDTLNIKQPEPEALPSLGEERFGRENPFPVHPGLERKIISLDVKLANLKQRLGLAVEELNADFHLPSDFERSGDGIPAIHPTFGKISSPWGYRMHPIIGEVRLHQGVDISNKTGTPIYATADGVVSKAQDDNGWGKVVNIDHVDDYMTLYAHLSSIKVKVGEVVSKGQIIGLMGNTGMSTGPHLHYGVYRRGNSVDPVPFMNRRDTSLHASAGR
- the rlmD gene encoding 23S rRNA (uracil(1939)-C(5))-methyltransferase RlmD, translated to MALEGHGIGFNENKAVFVPYTAVGDEIEAALTRERKDMAFARAVQFFERGEGVVEPPCKVFGIEKPCGGCDWLHLDYATQLKYKTCLIRELFNSLVPELVIPETVPSPVTRHYRNKAFMPVGEVEGKLIHGIYARWSHHIVPHEDCHLHPPIFDAIALRALEIMSRAGVKAYDEHTHSGTLRHIGFRVSEDHSRVILVLVTRSGKLPFSKLLVKQITEEFPALAGVVQNINRDRGNVILGTEEKLLWGEPWLLEEIAGLRFRVSYNSFWQVNTGILEKVVESLKKCVGAQDTIFDLYSGLGALGLSLSASVDKVLCVEDNPQAVADGELNMEENGITNAKFLRAKVEELLPQLLNGDEEKPDAVILDPPRSGLRQPVLDALVAARVPRILYLSCSPITLRRDLKFLVDSGFYHIQSLQPFDMFPHTWHVETLAEVVLK
- the htpX gene encoding protease HtpX produces the protein MKALFKRWGIFLTVNLLVLAVLGIILSFFGLEQQDWMGLLVICAVFGFSGALISLLLSKTMAKMSYQIKPLKRENATGKALYLYDTIEKMAAHRGIKMPEFGIYQSADNNAFATGASKNKSLIAFSSGIMQNLDEDELAAVAGHEMTHITEGDMVTTTLLMGTLNTFVMFLAQIVGAIISGALRGKDNDNRARSTIAYGSSYLIVMVLQNVLMIFANVVLAAYSRHREYAADAGAADLTSPGHMITALEKISGGHVREKKEDAYSIAKIYNLNAVTLFATHPPIKKRIEALRKMTV